Genomic segment of Bacteroides stercoris ATCC 43183:
AAACTTAAAACACTGGCTTCTATCGGTGAGTTTAAGGGTGAACTCGGTGATTTGACCGTGCATGTGTCCTTAGGCAAGGATACGATTACCGTATCCGATCGTGGTATCGGCCTGACGGCAGAAGAAATAGATAAATACATCAATCAGATTGCATTCTCGGGAGCCAACGACTTCCTGGAGAAATATAAGAATGATGCCAATGCCATTATCGGTCATTTCGGACTTGGCTTTTACTCGGCTTTTATGGTTGCCAAGAAGGTCGAAATCATCACCAAATCCTATCAGGATGGTGCTAAAGCCGTGAAATGGACTTGCGACGGTAGTCCGGAGTTTACCATCGAAGATACGGACAAGGCAGAACGCGGAACGGATATCGTTCTTTATATAGACGACGATTGCAAGGAATTCCTTGAAGAAGCGCGCATCTCTTCTCTTTTGAAGAAGTATTGCAGCTTCCTTCCTGTTCCCGTTGCATTCGGCAAGAAAAAAGAATGGAAAGACGGCAAGCAGGTTGAAACATCCGAAGATAACATCATCAACAACGCTAATCCATTGTGGACGCTGAAGCCCAGCGAATTAAAAGACGAGGATTACAAGAAGTTCTATCGCGACCTCTATCCGATGTCCGATGAACCCTTGTTCTGGATACATCTGAACGTGGATTATCCGTTCCATCTTACTGGTATTCTGTACTTCCCGAAGGTAAAGAGCAATATAGAGTTGAACAAGAACAAAATCCAGCTTTATTGCAATCAGGTCTATGTAACGGACTCTGTAGAGGGTATTGTTCCAGACTTTCTGACATTGCTGCACGGTGTACTCGATTCGCCGGATATTCCGCTGAACGTATCCCGTTCCTATTTGCAAAGTGACTCCAATGTGAAGAAAATCTCTACATATATTACGAAGAAAGTATCCGACCGCTTGCAATCCATATTCAAGAACGACCGTAAGCAATTTGAAGAGAAGTGGAACGATTTGAAAATCTTCATCAACTACGGAATGCTCACACAAGAGGATTTCTATGATAGGGCAAAGGATTTCGCCTTTCTCTCCGATACGGATGACAAGTATTATACCTTCGAAGAGTATAAGACCTTGATAAAGGATAGCCAGACGGATAAGGATGGTAATCTGATTTATCTGTATGCCAACAACAAAGACGAGCAATACAGCTATATCGAGGCTGCCAAGAATAAGGGATATAATGTGCTGTTGATGGGCGGCCAGCTTGATGTTGCCATGGTAAGCATGCTGGAGCAAAAGTTTGAGAAAGTGCGTTTCACCCGTGTAGACAGTGATGTCGTTGACAATCTGATAGTGAAGGAAGACAAGGCGAAAGATGCCTTGGAAGCCGATAAACAGGAGGTTCTCTCTGTTATCTTCAAGAGCCAGTTGCCGCAGATAGAAAAAACAGAGTTCAATGTAATGGCTCAAGCCTTGGGTGAAAATGCTTCACCGGTCATGATTACTCAAAGCGAGTACATGCGTCGTATGAAAGAAATGGCTAATATCCAGGCAGGAATGAGTTTCTATGGCGAAATGCCGGACATGTTCAACCTGGTATTGAATGCCGACCATAAACTGGTAAAGGAGATTCTGGCTGATGAAGACAAGGAATGTGCGGCTGCCGTTGCTCCGATTCAAAAAGAAATGGACGATGTAAATACTCGTCGTAATGAATTGAAAAAGAAGCAGGAGGGCAAGAAAGACGAGGACATTCCTACAGCCGAAAAGGATGAGGTAAATGATTTGGATAAGAAGTGGGAAGATTTGAAAAACCGGAAAAATGGATTGTTTGCCGACTATGCCGCTCAGAATAAGGTTGTCCGTCAACTTATTGATTTGGCATTGCTTCAAAATGGCATGTTGAAAGGTGAAGCTTTGAATAATTTTGTAAAGAGAAGCATCGATTTGATTAAATAAGCCCCTTTAGATTTCTATTATAACAGGGCATTGCAGCTAATATGAGTTGTAATGCCCTTTTTTTGTCTGTTTTTTCGTAATAGGTCTGTTTTTTTTCGTTGGATACGAGGTTTTTGGAAACAATTGTCTATATTTGAGCATTGAATAAATTAGTATATTTCACTCGAAACCGTATTCATGAAAAGATTTTTTTTGTTTTTGTCAGTCTGTTTATTGCTTCTGCCGTTTGTGCAAGCTCAGAAAGTAGGACTTGTTTTGAGTGGCGGAGGTGCGAAAGGCATGACCCATATCGGTATCATTCGCGCTTTGGAGGAAAACAATATTCCTATCGACTACATTACGGGTACTTCTATGGGAGCTATCATAGGTTCACTCTATGCTATGGGATACTCTCCCGATGATATGGAGGCTTTATTGCGTTCCGAAGACTTCAAACGCTGGTATTCAGGACAGGTAGAACCCGAATACGGGTATTATTTTAAACAGAACCGGCCGACCCCGGAGTTTTTCAATATCCGTTTCTCCTTTAAGGACTCGCTGCATATCAAGCCTCAGATACTGCCTACAAGCATGGTAAATCCCATTCAGATGAATCTGGTCTTTGTGGAGCTATTTGCACGGGCTACGGCTGCATGCAGCGGCGATTTTAACCGCCTGTTTGTGCCTTTCCGGTGTATTGCCTCCGATGTATATAACAAGAAACCGTTGATTATGCGTAGAGGAGATTTGGGAGATGCGGTACGCGCTTCCATGAGTTTTCCGTTTGTTTTCAAACCGATAGAGATTGATAGCGTTTTAGCTTATGACGGTGGAATTTATAATAATTTCCCCACAGATATTATGCGTGAGGACTTTAAACCGGAAGTCATCATAGGTAGCGTGGTAGCCGCCAACCCCGGTAAGCCGAAAGAGAATGATTTGATGAGCCAGCTTGAAAATATGATTATGCAGAAGACGGATTATACTCTTCCGGATTCTTTAGGCATTATTATGACATTCAAGTATGACGATGTAAGCCTTTTGGACTTTGACCGTTTGCAGGAGTTGCACGATATCGGCTATAACCGGACTATCAGTTTAATGGATTCTATAAAAGGCCGTATTCATCGGAGGGTAAGTGCGGAAAATGTTCGTTTAAGGCGGTTGGTCTACCGCAGTAATTTGCCTCAATTCCGCTTTAGGGACATCTATATAGAGGGCGCCAATCCACAACAGCAGGCGTATATCAAAAAAGAATTTCATGACGAAGACCATGAGGTGTTTACATATGAAGATTTGAAACGTGGATATTTCCGTTTGCTGTCTGATAATATGATATCGGAGATTATACCTCATGCTGTATATGACTCTGAAAACGATTTGTATTCGCTGCATCTGAAAGTGAAAATGGAAGATAATTTTTCTGTAAGGATGGGTGGAAGTGTATCGACAACCAGCTCTAATCAGATTTATTTGGGGTTGGGTTATCAGGACTTGAATTATTATTCCAAAGAAATAACCCTTGACGGCCAGATTGGCAAGGTATATAATAATGCGCAGCTTATGGCCAAGATAGACCTTCCTACCCGTATTCCAACCTCCTACCGCCTTATTGCTTCTTTAAGTACGTTCGATTATTATAAAAAGGACAAACTCTTTTCTAAGAATGATAAGCCCTCTTTTAACTCTAAAGATGAACGTTTTGTCAAGTTGATGGTAGCCTTGCCTTTTTTGGCCAATAAACGGGCGGAAATAAGCATCGGATATGGGAAACTTCAAGACAATTACTTTCAGTCCAGCGTGATTAATTTTGACAAGGACCGTTCGGATAGGAGTACCTACAACCTTTTGGGAGGGGCTATCGGCTTTTATGGGAGTACGCTGAATGCACGACAGTATGCCACTAAAGGGTATTTTGAAAAACTGGTGGCACAGGTCTTTAGCGGAAAGGAGAAATTTGTACCGGGAAATCCGACGGAAACGAGTGTTACGACTAAAGAAAGGCAATCTTGGCTGCAAATTTCTTATATGAAATATGCCTATCATACTATGAGTCCCAAATTTACTTTGGGATGGATGGCAGAGATGCTGTATTCATCGAAGAACTTTTCGGAGAATTATACGGCAACCATGTTGCAGGCGGCAGATTTTTCTCCTACTCCTCATAGTAAGCTGATGTATAATGAAGCATTCCGGGCCAACCAATTCTTGGCAGCGGGTATCAAGCCTATTTTTGTTTTCAATGATATGTTCCAATTCCGTTCTGAATTTTATGGTTTCGTACCGATATTTCCTATTAAAAAGAATGCATTGAACAAAGCTTATTATGGAAAAGCGTTTTCGCGCTTTGAATATATAGGAGAAATTTCTGTAATATGCCAATTGCCCTTTGGAGCAATATCTGCATATGTAAATCATTATAGCTCACCGAAAAAGGAGTGGAATGTGGGGTTGACACTCGGCTGGCAGCTGTTTAATTATCGGTTCATCGAGTAATTTTTTTCAAAAAAGTTTGCGTATCTCTTGC
This window contains:
- a CDS encoding patatin-like phospholipase family protein, whose translation is MKRFFLFLSVCLLLLPFVQAQKVGLVLSGGGAKGMTHIGIIRALEENNIPIDYITGTSMGAIIGSLYAMGYSPDDMEALLRSEDFKRWYSGQVEPEYGYYFKQNRPTPEFFNIRFSFKDSLHIKPQILPTSMVNPIQMNLVFVELFARATAACSGDFNRLFVPFRCIASDVYNKKPLIMRRGDLGDAVRASMSFPFVFKPIEIDSVLAYDGGIYNNFPTDIMREDFKPEVIIGSVVAANPGKPKENDLMSQLENMIMQKTDYTLPDSLGIIMTFKYDDVSLLDFDRLQELHDIGYNRTISLMDSIKGRIHRRVSAENVRLRRLVYRSNLPQFRFRDIYIEGANPQQQAYIKKEFHDEDHEVFTYEDLKRGYFRLLSDNMISEIIPHAVYDSENDLYSLHLKVKMEDNFSVRMGGSVSTTSSNQIYLGLGYQDLNYYSKEITLDGQIGKVYNNAQLMAKIDLPTRIPTSYRLIASLSTFDYYKKDKLFSKNDKPSFNSKDERFVKLMVALPFLANKRAEISIGYGKLQDNYFQSSVINFDKDRSDRSTYNLLGGAIGFYGSTLNARQYATKGYFEKLVAQVFSGKEKFVPGNPTETSVTTKERQSWLQISYMKYAYHTMSPKFTLGWMAEMLYSSKNFSENYTATMLQAADFSPTPHSKLMYNEAFRANQFLAAGIKPIFVFNDMFQFRSEFYGFVPIFPIKKNALNKAYYGKAFSRFEYIGEISVICQLPFGAISAYVNHYSSPKKEWNVGLTLGWQLFNYRFIE
- the htpG gene encoding molecular chaperone HtpG is translated as MQKGNIGVTTENIFPVIKKFLYSDHEIFLRELVSNAVDATQKLKTLASIGEFKGELGDLTVHVSLGKDTITVSDRGIGLTAEEIDKYINQIAFSGANDFLEKYKNDANAIIGHFGLGFYSAFMVAKKVEIITKSYQDGAKAVKWTCDGSPEFTIEDTDKAERGTDIVLYIDDDCKEFLEEARISSLLKKYCSFLPVPVAFGKKKEWKDGKQVETSEDNIINNANPLWTLKPSELKDEDYKKFYRDLYPMSDEPLFWIHLNVDYPFHLTGILYFPKVKSNIELNKNKIQLYCNQVYVTDSVEGIVPDFLTLLHGVLDSPDIPLNVSRSYLQSDSNVKKISTYITKKVSDRLQSIFKNDRKQFEEKWNDLKIFINYGMLTQEDFYDRAKDFAFLSDTDDKYYTFEEYKTLIKDSQTDKDGNLIYLYANNKDEQYSYIEAAKNKGYNVLLMGGQLDVAMVSMLEQKFEKVRFTRVDSDVVDNLIVKEDKAKDALEADKQEVLSVIFKSQLPQIEKTEFNVMAQALGENASPVMITQSEYMRRMKEMANIQAGMSFYGEMPDMFNLVLNADHKLVKEILADEDKECAAAVAPIQKEMDDVNTRRNELKKKQEGKKDEDIPTAEKDEVNDLDKKWEDLKNRKNGLFADYAAQNKVVRQLIDLALLQNGMLKGEALNNFVKRSIDLIK